GCTACAGATTTTTCAATTTCATCTACAGCCTCTTTATTTTTATCAATAATTTCAGCTTTTGCAACTTCTTTTAATTCAGTAGTTTCTTGAACAACTTCAACATTTTTTACAGTTTCTTTCTCTGTAGACTGTTCAGCAATTTCTTGTTTGTTACTTTCTACGTTATTTTCTGTTTCAGCAGATGTTAACTCGTTTTTGTCTAAATTTTGATTAGCATTATCTAACATATATACAATGTTTAAAGGTCTTAATATAATACTATAATTATATTGTTTGTAAAAATACAGACAACTTATGTGAACCACAAGTTATCATTATAAGTAAAATTTATAATTTGTTATTATTGATTCCAAATTCTCCACGATTCTTCTGCTTGCAGCTCTAACATTTGCAATCCGTTTTTAGTAATTGCTCCTTTTTCTTTTCCTTTTGATAAAAAAGTAGAGATTGCTGGATTGTAAATTAAATCGTATAAAATGTGGTTTTTTGTGATAAATTGATAAGGTATGTTTGGACATTTATCAACATCAGGAAACGTTCCTAAAGGTGTAGAATTGATTATAATTGTATGTTTCTCTATAACTTCTTGCGTTAAACTATCGTAAGAAATTTCTTTTTTCCCTTCAGGATTTCTAGAAACAAACTTATAGGTAATACCATTTCTTTTTAATGCGAACGCAATTGCTTTGGATGCGCCTCCTGTTCCTAAAATCAAAGCTTTTTTATGGTGTTTTTTTAACAACGGAAGTAAAGAGTTTTCAAAACCAACAACATCCGAATTATAGCCTTTTAAATTCCCTCTTTTTGTGAATTTTATAGTATTTACAGCACCAATTTTTTTAGCAGTTTTATCGACCTTACTTAAAAAAGGAATAATTTCTTCTTTATAAGGAATGGTTACATTGATCCCTTTTAGATGCTCATTTTCATCGATAATTTTAGGAAAATCTTCTATATTTTGCAAATCGAAATTTACATATTTACTTTTTTTAAGTTTTAATTTTTCAAACTTATCCGTAAAATATCCTCTTGAAAATGAATAGGAAATATTTTTTCCTAACAAACCAAACAATTTATTTTTTTCTTCTCCTGTCATAATAATCAATTGCTAATATTAATCCTATTCCCAAAAATATAAAGAATATGGCTAAACCTGTTTCTAAATTTAATGTTTCTGGAATAAAACGTTCGTAATTTTCAACTATTTTATTTCCTTTTGTATCTAAAGAAACAACTCCATTGTCAGTTACATAAATCGTTTTTTTCCAAGGCCAAACAATGCCTAAAGAACCTGTAATAAAACCAATAATAACTGCATTTACTATTTTATTATAATGTTTTAACACATAGCCTAAAAGATGCGAAATAGAAACCAAACCAAATGCAGAACCTCCAGTAAAAACAGCTATTATTTTTAGGTATCTTATTTTTATTGGGTCTGATAAAACATCAAAATTACCTGTAAGCAAATTAGTCATTATGTATAATAAAGCGTTTACAGAATCTACCAAAAGCAATACATAATTGCCCAACAATATTAAAATAAAAGAACCTGAAAGCCCAGGCAATGTCATGCCAGAAACACCAATAATTCCACAAATAAAAACAAACCAAAGATTGTCATTTTCTACTGCTGGTGTTAAAAAACTAATGCCTACACCAATACTTGCTCCTATAATTAAAGAGATAAAATTCCTTTTTGTCCAACCTCCAAAATCTTTACCAATGTAATAAATTGAGCCAATGATCATCCCAAAAAACCAACTCCAAACATAGAGTTCGTAGTTTTTTAAAAAATAATCTAGTAATAAGGAAACACTAAAATAACTGAACAAACTACCTCCCATTACAAGGAAAATAAATTGCGCATTTGTATAGTGATAAAATTTTTTGAACTCGCCAGCCCATAATAACTTCAGGGCTTTTAGATTCACTTTTTGAAAAGAATAAATCAACTCTTCATAAAAACCTAAAACAAAAGAAACTGTTCCTCCAGAAACACCAGGAACTTTATTGGCAGCACCCATGGCTAACCCTTTAAAGAACAACGTTACTTTTTGCGGAAAAGTTCTTTCTTGTAGCATTTACTGCTTTTTAACGGCTAATTTTTCCATCAATAAAATAAGCACAAAACCAACAACCGCTAAAATAAGCGCAGGAATTAATTGAGAATCCAGTCCTAAATTTACCTCTGTATACTGAAAAGGAGAAATACTTTTTTCTAAAGCTACTTTGTAAGTTTCAAAATTATCAATTTGCTTTTGATATACTGACAAACTACCTACATTGCTTACCTCGTTAAATGGTACAACAGCACTCGAAGATTTATCAAAAACAGACTGCGTTAGTTTCCAAGGCCAAATTTTATTTAAAGAACCGATGATAAAACCTGTTAAAACTGCTAAGGTGTAATTTTTATAATTGGCAAATAACCATTTTAAAATTTTAGAAAACGCTAATAAACCAACCACTGCACCTGTCATAAAAATTAAGATTGTTTTAAAATCTCTATTGGTAACAGCATCTAAAATTGGCTTATAAGCTCCTAATAAAACTAAAATAAAAGAACCTGAAATTCCTGGTAAAATCATGGCACAAATTGCAATAGCACCCGCAAACAAAATATAAAGTGAAGATGAACTTTCCGAAACTAACGGATTTAAAGTAGTTATGTAAAAGGCTAAAAAAGCACCTAAGATTAAGATGATTATCGAGATTAAATTCCATTTTGTAATTTGCTTTGCGATATAAATAATACTCGCCAATACCAAACCAAAAAAGAAAGACCACAACAAAACAGGCTGATTTTCTAATAAATATTTAATAGCTTTTGCTAAAGAAACAATACTGATAAAAATACCGATAAATAAGGCTAATAAAAAATTACCATTCAACTGTTTCCAGGCTGCTTTAAAACCGTCATTCTTTAACGTTTTAAACAACCCCACATTTACATTGCTAATAGAACCTAATAATTCCTCGTAAATACCAGATATAAAAGCAATTGTACCTCCAGAAACCCCAGGAACTACGTCTGCAGCACCCATTGCCATTCCTTTTAAGCCAATTACCACATAATCTTTAATTTTTCTACTCATTATCAATTTTTTAAAAAACGAAGATAAAAGAAAATAAAGAAATCATACCAAGATTTTTTTTCAATATTCTTATCTTTGAGATTAACTATATTATAAAAATGAAAAAACAACTAATCTTATTGACTCTTTTTGCAACTATTTTTTTTGCTTGTAAAAATGATGTAAAAAAAACCGCTGATAAAGAAACGACTCCAGTTGAAGAACAAATAGCAGTTTCTGAAACTAAAATAACACCCATAAGTCATGCAACTACAGTAATTGAGTTCGATGATACTATAATGTATTTAGATCCTACAGGTGGTTTAGAAGCTTTTGCAGATTTTGAAAATGCCCATTATGTTTTAATAACCGACATTCATGGAGATCATATGAACAAAGAAACTTTAGCAAGTTTAGATTTAGAAACTACAACTATTATTGCTCCAGAAGCTGTTGCTAAACAATTAAGTGATTTAAAAGTTAAAGAAATAATTGTCATCAATAATGGTGAAGAAAAAAGTTTCGATAACTTTAAGGTTGAAGCAATACCTATGTATAATTTAAGAGAAGAAGCTTTAAAATTTCATCCTAAAGGAAGAGGAAATGGTTATGTTTTAACGATTGATACCGAACGAATTTACTTTTCTGGCGATACAGAAGATATTCCTGAAATGCGCAATTTAAAAAATATCGACAAAGCTTTTGTGTGTATGAATTTACCCTACACAATGACTGTAGAAAGTGCTGCTGATGGTGTTTTAGCGTTTCAACCAAAAAAAGTATATCCTTATCATTATAGAGGAACAGAAGGTTTAAGTGATGTGGAAAAGTTCAAAACAATTGTAAATGAAAAAAATACTGATATTGAAGTAATTCAGTGGAATTGGTACCCAAATAGAAAATAATTATTAACTAAAAATAGAAATTAAACATGAAAAATTTAAAAATAGGAATCTTAATTTGCTGTGTAGCATTATTCTCTTGTACAGAAAATGTAGAAAAAACAGCAGTTGCTAATTTATCTCCAAAAAGCGGAAGTAATGTTACTGGAAACTTAACTTTTACAGAAAGTAATGGAAAGGTAATGATGAAAGCAACCATTAAAGGGTTAACACCTGGAGGAACACATGCCATTCATATTCACGAAAATGGAGATTGTTCTTCTGATGATGGAACCTCTGCTGGAGGACACTGGAACCCAACAAGCCATGATCATGGAAAATGGAAAGAAGGAGATTTCCATAGTGGAGATATTGGAAACTTAGAAGCAGATGAAAATGGTGTTGCAACTATTGAAAAAGAAAGCGATTTCTGGGCAATAAATGGCGATGATGAAACTAAAAACATTGTTGGTAAAGGAATTATAGTACATGCAGGAGTAGATGATTTTACATCTCAACCTTCTGGAGCAGCTGGAGCAAGAGTTGCTTGTGGAGTGATTGAAGTACAATAATTTTACAAAATATTTAATCTATAGAAAGCCACTAATTTTTTAGTGGCTTTTTTTTGGGTTTTAAGTTAATTGAAATTCAATAGGTTAAACTTTTATATTACTGAAAAAAATAAATTATATTTACGGAACAATAGTAATATAAAAAAATTATCAAGTCACGTTTGTTTTATGGGATGTATATACTAAAATTTGTTATAATAAGGATTTGGCAATAATTTAACACCCCCTATTTAAAGATAATAAATTTTGATTTTTTATTAAGATATTAAAATGTATTTTTGCAAATAATTATAAATTATATCAAAAAAGTGTTTGGATTTCCAAAAGTAGAACATAAAAAGTATAATAAAAATTTTCTTAAAACTGTAGTTTTTCAATTACAATTTGAAAAATGTCTAAATTTAGAATCTAAAGAATCTGAAATAGGTCAAATTTTCAAAACTAATTTTCCAAGACTAACTGGTGGAAAAGGAAAAGGATTTGAGATTATTCTCAATAATGAAAATGCAAATTTTCAGCAAGTAAACAATGGTCATAATATAAATATGAAATCCGAAAATGGACAACGTATTATAGATATTAATGAAACTGGATTAAGTTTTACAATTGGAGGAAGCTCTTATATTTCCTTTGAAAATTTAATACAAGACATAAATAATATTATAACTTTTTTAGATTTATGCAAAATAAATTCTATTAAGAGATTAGCTATAAGAAAGATTAATATCGTTGAGTTTAAAAATAATGAAAATCCTTCAGATATTTTAAACTTCTTAATTAACCCAAATTTAGTCGGACATATTCAAGATTTTCCTAATAGAAATTTAATCAACCATAGTATACAGTCTTTAAATTATAAAGAAGATGATAAATATCTTAATATTAAATATGGGTTAAATATCCCACCACAACTTAATTCCGAATTGGGACAATTAATAATAGACATTGATTTATACAGACAAGAATTAATTGAAAGAAAAAATATTATATCTGAATCAAAATTAATGAATTCAGAAATTTTTAATATCTTTAACTGGTTAATTAATGACAATACAAAACAACTTTTAAATGGCTAAAATTGAAATTATAGACAATGAAAGAACTTTAGAGGAAATACGCGATTTTTCTGGATATGTTTTTGAACAATCTAAATTAAATCCTACTATAGCTTTTAAAAACAATGTATTTCTAACATCTTTATTAGTTGGTGCTAGTTTAGTATCAACAAATGAGGCTTCTGCTACTGAATCATTTAAATTTGAAAATTCAAATAAGAATGAAATAACAACAACCTGTGAATATAACGAAACCATCAATCAAGGTTTAGTTAAATACATCCACAACATTAATGTTATTTCTAAAAGAAAAATTTCAAAAAACTCTTTACTTAAAAGCATTCTTTCATTTAAATCTTTAACTGAAAGTTGGGATGGTTATGGAGCAGTTCCCTTAGAAATAGAAAGCGCAACAAATTCAATTCAACTTTTAGATTTGATTGGAGAAAATATTTTTTGTACTATAAGTGACTTTCATCCAAACCCAAATGGTACAATTACTTTTGAATGGGAAAATTCAGAAAATGAAATGGTCTCATTAGAAATAGGCAATAATTCATTTTCTTATTTTGTTGAAATGGCTTCAACAAATGTTATGTTTTTCAACAATAAATTAATTAATGCTAAAGAGGCTAAAAAACTTTCTGAGTTTATTCAAGCTATTTAATGCTAAGAATAAAAATCAAAAAATATCTCTTCCAAATAAAATTAACGGAACTGAGTTAATAATTCGTGCTGTTTATTCACCTATAAACCTGCACAAAAACGGAAAAAAATTAAATAACAGTTTTTACAAACCTAGAGCTGGAGAAGATGAAATATCAGTAAACAGATTAGATTTTACAACACCTATTTTCTTGAAAAAACTTGCAAAATTTTTTGAGAACACAAGTGAAAGACGAAGTTATTTTGGTTTTTCACTATTAAAAGCTTCAGAAATAGAAGATAGTGAACTAAGAACTGTTTATAGTCCACTTACAAAACCTGTAAAAAATCCTTATCACGCAGATATAAAAATTGATTATACTGTTGAAAAAGGTGTTCAGCTTCCTGCTGAAATAAGCCATAAGATAAAAAACATCACAATAAAATCAAGGTTCTATTCTGACCCTGATCCTGAATCTAACGAATGGAATGGGAGTGAATTAATTTAAAAACTTTTGCCTATATCCGAAACATAAGTTAAAAATTCTTATAACTCAAATTCAGGTTTTTTCAAAAATAATAGAATTGAAAAACTGAATCCAATTTTCGAAATATACTATTGAACTTCATGTTAAAAAATTAATGTGGCTTTACACGAAACTGATTTATAAAATAAATTATAACTAAATTTTTGATTTATAAAGAGCAATCTACGAATACTCAAATGTTCCGAATTCACTTTTGATAGTCAATTTCTTAGTTTGGTTCTGATTTTCATCAGAATTAAAAACTTCAACTTTTCCCACAATTTTAGCATCCACATTAAAAGATTTAGAGATTGCAATAATATCTTCTGCAATTTCTGGAGAAACGTAGATTTCCATTCTATGACCACAGTTAAAAACTTGATACATTTCTTTCCAATCTGTTTTAGATTGTTCTTGTATCAATTTAAATAATGGTGGAATTGGAAACATATTATCTTTTACAATATGTAAATTATCCACAAAATGTAAAATTTTTGTTTGTGCGCCTCCAGAACAATGAATCATTCCATGAACTTTATCTGAATTGAATTTTGATAAAATTTCTTTGATAATTGGTGCATAGGTTCTTGTTGGCGACAAAACTAGTTTACCTGCATCAATTGGCGAGTTTGCAACCTCATCTGTAAGTTTTACTTGACCTGAATACACTAATTCTTCTGGAACAGCAGCATCAAAACTTTCTGGATATTTATCTGCTAAATATTTATGAAAAACATCGTGTCTTGCAGATGTTAATCCATTAGAACCCATTCCTCCATTATATTCGGTTTCGTAACTTGCTTGTCCAAAAGATTCTAAACCCACAATTACATCTCCAGCTTTTATATTTGCGTTGTCAATAACTTTAGAACGTTTCATTCTTGCAGTTACAGTAGAATCTACAATAATGGTTCTTACCAAATCTCCAACATCTGCAGTTTCGCCTCCAGTTGAATGAATCGTAACTCCAAAACCTTTTAAGTCTTCAATCAGTTCTTCTGTTCCGTTGATGATGGCTGATAAAACTTCGCCAGGAATTTTACTTTTATTTCTACCAATGGTCGATGATAACATGATATTACTAGTTGCACCAACACACAATAAATCATCGATATTCATGATTAAAGCATCTTGTGCAATGCCTTTCCACACAGAAATATCGCCAGTTTCTTTCCAATACATATATGCCAAAGAAGATTTTGTTCCTGCTCCATCTGCATGCATTATTAAACAATAATCATCATCATTGGTTAAATAATCTGGTACAATTTTACAGAATGCTTTTGGGAATAATCCTTTGTCGATATTCTTAATGGCATTGTGTACATCTTCTTTAGATGCTGATACTCCTCTTTGTGCGTAACGTTTTGAAACTTCTTGACTCATATTGCTGTGTTGTTTGGCAAATTTAGGCTTTTGATTAAAAAAACAGTAGAAAATAAAGTGAAATTATTTTTAAGAAATTTATCCTTAAATAACATCTATTGAATTTTGGTAATAATTAATGTTTTTTTTAAAAAATTATTGACCACATAGTAACATAGAAAACATAGCCTAAATTGTGGTAAAAACCTCACCGATTTTTATGGTGAAACAAGTTCAACACAAAAAATCTGTGAGGTTTAAAATATTTATTAATTTATTTTATTGACTCCCTTTTCTAAACATTTCAATATTCGTTCAAGATTGAATGAGTTTTAATTGACCACATAGGGACATAGATGATATAGCCTAAATTGTGATTAAACTGGCTAGATTTTTATTTGTATAATCAGTTTGATGAAATAAAAACCTCACAGGTTTTGAAAACCTGTGAGGTTTAGAAAAATCGATTCGCTTATTTTTATAACTGTTCTTTTGAGTTTGCGATATGCGTTAAGGATTGAAACGACATCCTTTTTATGCTGAACTAGATTCAGTATCTGTTAAAAGTAATAAAATTAGTTCTTAAAAATATACAGATGCTGAAATAAATTCAGCATAAAAAGATATAGTGGAAAGCCTGTTAAAACGCC
The DNA window shown above is from Polaribacter sp. Hel_I_88 and carries:
- a CDS encoding DUF368 domain-containing protein: MSRKIKDYVVIGLKGMAMGAADVVPGVSGGTIAFISGIYEELLGSISNVNVGLFKTLKNDGFKAAWKQLNGNFLLALFIGIFISIVSLAKAIKYLLENQPVLLWSFFFGLVLASIIYIAKQITKWNLISIIILILGAFLAFYITTLNPLVSESSSSLYILFAGAIAICAMILPGISGSFILVLLGAYKPILDAVTNRDFKTILIFMTGAVVGLLAFSKILKWLFANYKNYTLAVLTGFIIGSLNKIWPWKLTQSVFDKSSSAVVPFNEVSNVGSLSVYQKQIDNFETYKVALEKSISPFQYTEVNLGLDSQLIPALILAVVGFVLILLMEKLAVKKQ
- a CDS encoding shikimate dehydrogenase, whose product is MTGEEKNKLFGLLGKNISYSFSRGYFTDKFEKLKLKKSKYVNFDLQNIEDFPKIIDENEHLKGINVTIPYKEEIIPFLSKVDKTAKKIGAVNTIKFTKRGNLKGYNSDVVGFENSLLPLLKKHHKKALILGTGGASKAIAFALKRNGITYKFVSRNPEGKKEISYDSLTQEVIEKHTIIINSTPLGTFPDVDKCPNIPYQFITKNHILYDLIYNPAISTFLSKGKEKGAITKNGLQMLELQAEESWRIWNQ
- a CDS encoding AIR synthase related protein, translated to MSQEVSKRYAQRGVSASKEDVHNAIKNIDKGLFPKAFCKIVPDYLTNDDDYCLIMHADGAGTKSSLAYMYWKETGDISVWKGIAQDALIMNIDDLLCVGATSNIMLSSTIGRNKSKIPGEVLSAIINGTEELIEDLKGFGVTIHSTGGETADVGDLVRTIIVDSTVTARMKRSKVIDNANIKAGDVIVGLESFGQASYETEYNGGMGSNGLTSARHDVFHKYLADKYPESFDAAVPEELVYSGQVKLTDEVANSPIDAGKLVLSPTRTYAPIIKEILSKFNSDKVHGMIHCSGGAQTKILHFVDNLHIVKDNMFPIPPLFKLIQEQSKTDWKEMYQVFNCGHRMEIYVSPEIAEDIIAISKSFNVDAKIVGKVEVFNSDENQNQTKKLTIKSEFGTFEYS
- a CDS encoding superoxide dismutase family protein, producing the protein MKNLKIGILICCVALFSCTENVEKTAVANLSPKSGSNVTGNLTFTESNGKVMMKATIKGLTPGGTHAIHIHENGDCSSDDGTSAGGHWNPTSHDHGKWKEGDFHSGDIGNLEADENGVATIEKESDFWAINGDDETKNIVGKGIIVHAGVDDFTSQPSGAAGARVACGVIEVQ
- a CDS encoding TIGR04255 family protein: MQIIINYIKKVFGFPKVEHKKYNKNFLKTVVFQLQFEKCLNLESKESEIGQIFKTNFPRLTGGKGKGFEIILNNENANFQQVNNGHNINMKSENGQRIIDINETGLSFTIGGSSYISFENLIQDINNIITFLDLCKINSIKRLAIRKINIVEFKNNENPSDILNFLINPNLVGHIQDFPNRNLINHSIQSLNYKEDDKYLNIKYGLNIPPQLNSELGQLIIDIDLYRQELIERKNIISESKLMNSEIFNIFNWLINDNTKQLLNG
- a CDS encoding MBL fold metallo-hydrolase, producing MKKQLILLTLFATIFFACKNDVKKTADKETTPVEEQIAVSETKITPISHATTVIEFDDTIMYLDPTGGLEAFADFENAHYVLITDIHGDHMNKETLASLDLETTTIIAPEAVAKQLSDLKVKEIIVINNGEEKSFDNFKVEAIPMYNLREEALKFHPKGRGNGYVLTIDTERIYFSGDTEDIPEMRNLKNIDKAFVCMNLPYTMTVESAADGVLAFQPKKVYPYHYRGTEGLSDVEKFKTIVNEKNTDIEVIQWNWYPNRK
- a CDS encoding DUF368 domain-containing protein, which produces MLQERTFPQKVTLFFKGLAMGAANKVPGVSGGTVSFVLGFYEELIYSFQKVNLKALKLLWAGEFKKFYHYTNAQFIFLVMGGSLFSYFSVSLLLDYFLKNYELYVWSWFFGMIIGSIYYIGKDFGGWTKRNFISLIIGASIGVGISFLTPAVENDNLWFVFICGIIGVSGMTLPGLSGSFILILLGNYVLLLVDSVNALLYIMTNLLTGNFDVLSDPIKIRYLKIIAVFTGGSAFGLVSISHLLGYVLKHYNKIVNAVIIGFITGSLGIVWPWKKTIYVTDNGVVSLDTKGNKIVENYERFIPETLNLETGLAIFFIFLGIGLILAIDYYDRRRKK